The following proteins are co-located in the Serinus canaria isolate serCan28SL12 chromosome 17, serCan2020, whole genome shotgun sequence genome:
- the NDUFA8 gene encoding NADH dehydrogenase [ubiquinone] 1 alpha subcomplex subunit 8, giving the protein MPGVLRVPPLEELDVQEVAVSSAVLKAAAHHYGSQCDRPNKEFMLCRWEEKDPRKCLREGRQVNQCAIDFFRSIRTHCAEPFTTYWTCIDYTGQQELRRCRKQQAAFDSCVLDKLGWVRPDLGDLSKVTKVKTDRPLPENVYHSRPRPQPNPPTEGQLKPSPFGSRLFFWSW; this is encoded by the exons ATGCCCGGGGTGCTGCGGGTGCCCCCGCTCGAGGAGCTCGATGTGCAAGAG GTGGCGGTGAGCTCGGCCGTGCTGAAGGCCGCGGCGCACCACTACGGCTCGCAGTGCGACCGGCCCAACAAGGAGTTCATGCTGTGCCGCTGGGAGGAGAAGGACCCGCGCAAGTGCCTGAGGGAGGGCCGGCAGGTGAACCAGTGCGCCATCGACTTCTTCAG gagcaTCCGGACGCACTGCGCCGAGCCCTTCACCACCTACTGGACGTGCATCGACTACAccgggcagcaggagctgcgCCGCTGCCGCAAGCAGCAGGCGGCCTTCGACTCCTGCGTGCTGGACAAGCTGGGCTGGGTCAGGCCCGACCTAGGAGACCTCTCCAAG gttaCGAAGGTGAAGACAGACCGTCCTCTGCCTGAGAATGTCTATCACTCTAGACCCAGACCGCAGCCAAACCCACCCACAGAAGGGCAACTGAAGCCCTCTCCCTTTGGCAGCAGGCTCTTTTTCTGGTCCTGGTGA